One part of the Rutidosis leptorrhynchoides isolate AG116_Rl617_1_P2 chromosome 1, CSIRO_AGI_Rlap_v1, whole genome shotgun sequence genome encodes these proteins:
- the LOC139880934 gene encoding actin-depolymerizing factor-like, whose protein sequence is MKSLLSKLAVPLYKMGGRVTGRGHFTYKLLEACHPESSWICAMMLECNIQSSLSHDLDGVQYEIQATDSAEMELEALKQHVY, encoded by the exons ATGAAGTCGTTGTTGTCAAAACTTGCAGTCCCACT GTACAAAATGGGTGGGCGAGTAACGGGTCGTGGTCATTTTACCTACAAGCTACTGGAAGCCT GTCACCCTGAGTCCTCTTGGATTTGTGCCATGATGCTTGAATGCAACATCCAGAGCAGTCTCAGTCATGATTTAGATGGTGTTCAATACGAGATTCAAGCTACTGATTCTGCAGAGATGGAGCTCGAAGCGCTCAAACAACACGTTTACTGA
- the LOC139880918 gene encoding probable inorganic phosphate transporter 1-7, which produces MVTTGNLKVLNALDGAKTQWYHFTAIVIAGMGFFTDAYDLFCISLVTKMLGRIYYTKTGSPKPGSLPPHVSAMVNGVALVGTLAGQLFFGWLGDKLGRKKVYGITLMLMCLCSIASGLSFGSRPQTVMTTLCFFRFWLGFGIGGDYPLSATIMSEYSNKKTRGGFIAAVFAMQGFGILGGGVFAIIVSSVFDSRFKAPSYEVDPVKSTVPEADYVWRIILMVGALPALLTFYSRSKMPETARYTALVAKNATKAASDMSKVLNMEIEPEQQKVDEKLERHFGLLSKEFLKRHGLHLLGTTSTWFLLDIAFYSQNLFQKDIFTAIGWIPPAKTMNAIEEVYRIARAQTLIALCSTVPGYWFTVFLIDKIGRFTIQLIGFSMMTIFMFALAFPYNHWTRPENNIKFVVMYSLTFFFANFGPNTTTFVVPAEIFPARVRSTCHGISAASGKLGAMVGAFGFLYLAQNQDPAKTDAGYPAGIGVKNALIVLGVVNLLGTLCTFLVPESKGKSLEEMSGEVEKESDDSKA; this is translated from the coding sequence ATGGTAACCACGGGGAATTTGAAGGTTTTGAATGCTCTTGATGGTGCCAAAACACAATGGTATCATTTCACCGCGATAGTAATCGCGGGAATGGGGTTCTTCACGGATGCTTACGATCTGTTTTGTATCTCGTTGGTGACTAAAATGCTTGGACGAATTTACTACACGAAGACGGGCTCACCCAAGCCCGGAAGTTTACCACCACATGTATCGGCTATGGTGAACGGTGTGGCCCTGGTTGGGACGCTTGCGGGCCAATTGTTTTTCGGGTGGCTTGGTGATAAGCTTGGAAGGAAAAAGGTTTATGGTATCACACTTATGCTCATGTGTCTCTGTTCTATTGCTTCGGGTTTGTCTTTTGGAAGCCGACCGCAAACAGTGATGACTACTCTCTGTTTCTTCCGGTTTTGGCTCGGGTTTGGGATTGGTGGTGATTATCCGCTTTCGGCCACGATAATGTCGGAGTATTCGAATAAGAAAACCCGTGGTGGTTTTATCGCTGCAGTTTTTGCAATGCAGGGGTTCGGGATTTTAGGAGGAGGCGTGTTCGCGATTATTGTGTCGTCGGTTTTTGACTCCCGGTTCAAGGCTCCATCGTACGAGGTTGATCCGGTGAAATCGACAGTTCCCGAGGCGGATTATGTTTGGAGGATCATTTTAATGGTCGGGGCTCTCCCGGCTCTATTGACTTTTTACTCGAGGTCAAAGATGCCAGAAACGGCTCGTTATACTGCCTTGGTGGCGAAAAACGCCACCAAAGCAGCTTCGGATATGTCGAAAGTTTTGAACATGGAAATCGAGCCCGAGCAACAAAAGGTGGACGAGAAGTTGGAAAGACACTTCGGTCTTCTTAGTAAAGAGTTCCTTAAACGACACGGACTACACTTACTTGGGACCACTAGTACTTGGTTCCTACTCGATATTGCATTCTACAGTCAAAATTTATTCCAAAAGGACATATTCACCGCCATCGGTTGGATTCCACCAGCAAAAACGATGAATGCCATTGAAGAAGTTTACAGAATCGCAAGAGCACAAACACTCATCGCTCTTTGCAGTACTGTTCCTGGCTACTGGTTCACCGTTTTCCTGATCGATAAAATAGGAAGATTCACAATCCAACTAATTGGTTTCTCAATGATGACGATCTTTATGTTTGCGTTAGCATTTCCCTACAACCATTGGACCAGGCCCGAAAACAACATCAAATTTGTGGTGATGTACTCGTTGACATTCTTCTTTGCCAATTTTGGCCCAAACACCACAACATTTGTGGTCCCCGCAGAGATCTTCCCGGCTAGAGTGCGGTCGACTTGCCATGGTATTTCAGCAGCATCGGGAAAACTAGGTGCGATGGTGGGTGCATTCGGGTTCTTGTATCTGGCTCAGAATCAAGATCCAGCCAAGACAGATGCTGGTTATCCAGCAGGTATTGGAGTGAAAAATGCACTGATTGTGTTAGGTGTAGTTAACCTTTTGGGTACGTTGTGTACGTTTTTAGTGCCGGAATCAAAAGGGAAGTCCCTCGAGGAAATGTCTGGGGAAGTCGAAAAGGAGAGTGATGATTCAAAGGCTTAA